The DNA window TGAAGACATTTCTGAGCAGGATTTCTTCTGCACTGCTTCACAGCTAACGGTCACAAAACACCAGCAGGTGCCAGTGACAGGCGGGGTCACCGTTAGGCCTAATGAAGAGGGGGACACCACAAAGATTGCTGTAGATACTAATCCAAAGGTACAGTATGATGCCTGTTTAGGCAATGCCTCATAATGACTTCAGTATATCCATAAATATTGTTCTAccattattataatattactAGATGAGGACAATGATGAGCAGGATTTCAATCTTGCTCCCTGCTTCACTGCTCTGATCACCATCTGAGTCTGATAGTCACAAAACGCCAACAGGTGCAAGTGACGGAGAGGGTCACTGCTGAGACAAACGGACACGTGGACACCACAAAGGGTGCAGCTGACACTAATCCTAAGGTTTGATATCTGTCTTTGTCTGGATAAGGTTAAATAACTTCAGTATATCCATAGATGTTGTTCTGCTATTTGTATAATACTCCTAGATGAAGACCTTTATGAGCAGGATTTCAGTCTTGCTCCCTGCTTCACTGCTCCTGATACTTTCTAACTGTCACATAACACCAGCAGGTGCCAGTGACAGGCGGGGTCACCATCAGGCCTAATGAAGAGGGGGACACCACAAAGATTGCTGTAAATACTAATCCAAAGGTATGATGCCTGTTTAGGCAATGCCTCATAAATAGGAAGATGAGCTCAAGTGGCCTTCagaaagaatgggaaacattaagtgcaggtgtgaagtgctctgctaggacagttcgtaacAGACTCCTAGAAGCAGCACTGAGGTCCCATagagcaaggaagaagcccttcatcaatgagaaacagagaaaagccaggctgcagtttgctaaaaagatgtatttcacacagacgcacacccataaattgacaAATGAGTGAAGCTGAACATATTACTGCGGTTTTcaaattttttccagagctgtgtgcgtgtgtgtgtgtgtgtgtggattatgtttatgttacattgtggggaccaaatgtgccccacaatgtgataaaatacATGTTTTTTGATGTAGTGGggagcatttttcaggtccccacaaagacctgtgaatgcaataaaaaaacaaaaaatgccaaaagtattgtattttgtttggttacttacgatTAAGGTTAGgtctgggttagggttaaggtcttcatattgggattagagttttccccatagaaatgaatggagagtccccacaaacctctgtgtgtgtgtgttatatttgGATAAATAATTCCAGTACAGTGCAACCCCTATATGTGCAGTTCCAGTAACTGCAGTTCAATTATCTGCAGCTTCCTTGCTGCGGCCAAAAGAAAGATAAACACCATCATAATGTGTTATACTGGGTAGAATAagccatcataatgcattatgaaggtgtttATAGTGCTCCTGATAATTTCCAACTAACGGTTACATAACACCAACAGGTGCAAGTGACAGGCGGGGTCACCGTCAGGCCTAATGAAGAGGGGGACACCACAAAGATTGCTGTAGATACTAATCCTAAGGTATGATATCCATTTTTTTATAAAGTTAAATGACTTCAGTATATCCATAAATATTGTTCTAccattattataatattactAGATGAGGACAATGATGAGCAGGATTTCAATCTTGCTCCCTGCTTCACTGCTCTGATCACCATCTGAGTCTGATAGTCACAAAACGCCAACAGGTGCAAGTGACGGAGAGGGTCACTGCTGAGACAAACGGACACGTGGACACCACAAAGGGTGCAGCTGACACTAATCCTAAGGTTTGATATCTGTCTTTGTCTGGATAAGGTTAAATAACTTCAGTATATCCATAGATGTTGTTCTGCTATTAGTATAATACTCCTAGATGAAGACCTTTATGAGCAGGATTTCAGTCTTGCTCCCTGCTTCACTGCTCCTGATACTTTCTAACTGTCACATAACACCAGCAGGTGCCAGTGACAGGCGGGGTCACCGTCAGGCCTAATGAAGAGGTGGACACCACAAAGATTGCTGTAAGTACTAATCCAAAGGTATGATTTGTAGTTTCCTGCAGCtccaacaaaagaaaaaattccagaaataaacAGTTCATACGTTTCAAACTGCGCACCAAGTGAATTTAGGCTGTAACATGGTGGAAGCTACCAGCACAGTCATGCCCAGTACATGACTCATCCCCCTTTTCTGTCATACCCATACTTCCCCGCAGAACTCTCATCCAGTCTGCCTCTCGAGTTCTTGCTTATCACATTCATTGACATGTTAAAAAAATGGGTAACAATTTACTTTACACTTTActttagccatgtttattatgcagtttgaatgctctatgaagctcttatctataatgcattatagataccttcataatgcattataatacattaataaagtaatgcattataatggtcagtataagccattTGTGGATGGTTCCACTGTCTTTCACGGTATCTGCAGTAGATCTCGGAACTTAACACCCACGGATATGGGGGGCTACTATATATTCAATAGTGAtgtagtcaagaccacctaAACTGAGACCAAGCCATTAC is part of the Paramormyrops kingsleyae isolate MSU_618 chromosome 25, PKINGS_0.4, whole genome shotgun sequence genome and encodes:
- the LOC111844191 gene encoding uncharacterized protein isoform X1, whose product is MKLLCIAVVCLSICVVFSTALPVTEQVQETDGSTAGLSGQGNTAPTPMQVTERVTTKTAVYTNEKQVQVTNGVTVGPNQDVGTTKIAVNTNPKQVQVMEKVTVGPYEHMDTTKTAVYTFPKLTVTKHQQVPVTGGVTVRPNEEGDTTKIAVDTNPKVQVTERVTAETNGHVDTTKGAADTNPKQVPVTGGVTIRPNEEGDTTKIAVNTNPKVQVTGGVTVRPNEEGDTTKIAVDTNPKVQVTERVTAETNGHVDTTKGAADTNPKQVPVTGGVTVRPNEEVDTTKIAVQVTEMVTIGPNEVVDTIKITVNTNPTVS
- the LOC111844191 gene encoding uncharacterized protein isoform X4; this translates as MKLLCIAVVCLSICVVFSTALPVTEQVQETDGSTAGLSGQGNTAPTPMQVTERVTTKTAVYTNEKQVQVTNGVTVGPNQDVGTTKIAVNTNPKVQVMEKVTVGPYEHMDTTKTAVYTFPKLTVTKHQQVPVTGGVTVRPNEEGDTTKIAVDTNPKVQVTERVTAETNGHVDTTKGAADTNPKQVPVTGGVTIRPNEEGDTTKIAVNTNPKVQVTGGVTVRPNEEGDTTKIAVDTNPKVQVTERVTAETNGHVDTTKGAADTNPKQVPVTGGVTVRPNEEVDTTKIAVQVTEMVTIGPNEVVDTIKITVNTNPTVS
- the LOC111844191 gene encoding uncharacterized protein isoform X3 translates to MKLLCIAVVCLSICVVFSTALPVTEQVQETDGSTAGLSGQGNTAPTPMQVTERVTTKTAVYTNEKQVQVTNGVTVGPNQDVGTTKIAVNTNPKQVQVMEKVTVGPYEHMDTTKTAVYTFPKLTVTKHQQVPVTGGVTVRPNEEGDTTKIAVDTNPKVQVTERVTAETNGHVDTTKGAADTNPKQVPVTGGVTIRPNEEGDTTKIAVNTNPKVQVTGGVTVRPNEEGDTTKIAVDTNPKVQVTERVTAETNGHVDTTKGAADTNPKVPVTGGVTVRPNEEVDTTKIAVQVTEMVTIGPNEVVDTIKITVNTNPTVS
- the LOC111844191 gene encoding uncharacterized protein isoform X8 — protein: MKLLCIAVVCLSICVVFSTALPVTEQVQETDGSTAGLSGQGNTAPTVQVTNGVTVGPNQDVGTTKIAVNTNPKVQVMEKVTVGPYEHMDTTKTAVYTFPKLTVTKHQQVPVTGGVTVRPNEEGDTTKIAVDTNPKVQVTERVTAETNGHVDTTKGAADTNPKQVPVTGGVTIRPNEEGDTTKIAVNTNPKVQVTGGVTVRPNEEGDTTKIAVDTNPKVQVTERVTAETNGHVDTTKGAADTNPKQVPVTGGVTVRPNEEVDTTKIAVQVTEMVTIGPNEVVDTIKITVNTNPTVS
- the LOC111844191 gene encoding uncharacterized protein isoform X2, producing the protein MKLLCIAVVCLSICVVFSTALPVTEQVQETDGSTAGLSGQGNTAPTPMQVTERVTTKTAVYTNEKQVQVTNGVTVGPNQDVGTTKIAVNTNPKQVQVMEKVTVGPYEHMDTTKTAVYTFPKLTVTKHQQVPVTGGVTVRPNEEGDTTKIAVDTNPKVQVTERVTAETNGHVDTTKGAADTNPKVPVTGGVTIRPNEEGDTTKIAVNTNPKVQVTGGVTVRPNEEGDTTKIAVDTNPKVQVTERVTAETNGHVDTTKGAADTNPKQVPVTGGVTVRPNEEVDTTKIAVQVTEMVTIGPNEVVDTIKITVNTNPTVS
- the LOC111844191 gene encoding uncharacterized protein isoform X11, with product MKLLCIAVVCLSICVVFSTALPVTEQVQETDGSTAGLSGQGNTAPTQVQVMEKVTVGPYEHMDTTKTAVYTFPKLTVTKHQQVPVTGGVTVRPNEEGDTTKIAVDTNPKVQVTERVTAETNGHVDTTKGAADTNPKQVPVTGGVTIRPNEEGDTTKIAVNTNPKVQVTGGVTVRPNEEGDTTKIAVDTNPKVQVTERVTAETNGHVDTTKGAADTNPKQVPVTGGVTVRPNEEVDTTKIAVQVTEMVTIGPNEVVDTIKITVNTNPTVS
- the LOC111844191 gene encoding uncharacterized protein isoform X12, which encodes MKLLCIAVVCLSICVVFSTALPVTEQVQETDGSTAGLSGQGNTAPTVQVMEKVTVGPYEHMDTTKTAVYTFPKLTVTKHQQVPVTGGVTVRPNEEGDTTKIAVDTNPKVQVTERVTAETNGHVDTTKGAADTNPKQVPVTGGVTIRPNEEGDTTKIAVNTNPKVQVTGGVTVRPNEEGDTTKIAVDTNPKVQVTERVTAETNGHVDTTKGAADTNPKQVPVTGGVTVRPNEEVDTTKIAVQVTEMVTIGPNEVVDTIKITVNTNPTVS
- the LOC111844191 gene encoding uncharacterized protein isoform X7; the encoded protein is MKLLCIAVVCLSICVVFSTALPVTEQVQETDGSTAGLSGQGNTAPTQVQVTNGVTVGPNQDVGTTKIAVNTNPKVQVMEKVTVGPYEHMDTTKTAVYTFPKLTVTKHQQVPVTGGVTVRPNEEGDTTKIAVDTNPKVQVTERVTAETNGHVDTTKGAADTNPKQVPVTGGVTIRPNEEGDTTKIAVNTNPKVQVTGGVTVRPNEEGDTTKIAVDTNPKVQVTERVTAETNGHVDTTKGAADTNPKQVPVTGGVTVRPNEEVDTTKIAVQVTEMVTIGPNEVVDTIKITVNTNPTVS
- the LOC111844191 gene encoding uncharacterized protein isoform X5 — encoded protein: MKLLCIAVVCLSICVVFSTALPVTEQVQETDGSTAGLSGQGNTAPTQVQVTNGVTVGPNQDVGTTKIAVNTNPKQVQVMEKVTVGPYEHMDTTKTAVYTFPKLTVTKHQQVPVTGGVTVRPNEEGDTTKIAVDTNPKVQVTERVTAETNGHVDTTKGAADTNPKQVPVTGGVTIRPNEEGDTTKIAVNTNPKVQVTGGVTVRPNEEGDTTKIAVDTNPKVQVTERVTAETNGHVDTTKGAADTNPKQVPVTGGVTVRPNEEVDTTKIAVQVTEMVTIGPNEVVDTIKITVNTNPTVS
- the LOC111844191 gene encoding uncharacterized protein isoform X6, with protein sequence MKLLCIAVVCLSICVVFSTALPVTEQVQETDGSTAGLSGQGNTAPTVQVTNGVTVGPNQDVGTTKIAVNTNPKQVQVMEKVTVGPYEHMDTTKTAVYTFPKLTVTKHQQVPVTGGVTVRPNEEGDTTKIAVDTNPKVQVTERVTAETNGHVDTTKGAADTNPKQVPVTGGVTIRPNEEGDTTKIAVNTNPKVQVTGGVTVRPNEEGDTTKIAVDTNPKVQVTERVTAETNGHVDTTKGAADTNPKQVPVTGGVTVRPNEEVDTTKIAVQVTEMVTIGPNEVVDTIKITVNTNPTVS